The Microcoleus sp. AS-A8 genome window below encodes:
- a CDS encoding response regulator → MEAESFKVLLVEGNLQEAARFEKFLSQARRISFERTHAQRLDQALKLLERNRFDVILLNLSLPDSQGMEAVVSVRAKASLTPIVVVTDLEHEGLAMKAITSSDQEYLIKEEVNSPLLVYVLRYAIERHQAQIALAKSQQQMVSIVESISDAFFALNHQWQFTYINGQAAQLFDKTPDELLGKTLWDELPEHANSICFEQYHKVVNEQVCVIFEQFCSHRNLSYEVRAYPSPDGLYAYLHIRETCGEVRLRQQVEQALERERQQLREIIANAPVAIAMFDTQMRCLVHSHKWSMDYGLEGQSMMGRTLCEVFSDFPHRWQAVVQRALNGEVLSQPEDKWEREDGSTLYLRWAVQPWSTPEGSVGGVVIATDRINELVEAREAALENSRLKSQFLANMSHEIRTPMNGVLGMTELLAKTDLNPEQVDFVQTLRVSAENLLTLLNDILDFSKLEASEMRLEIQEFDLNRCIEDVADLLATAAQSKGLELAVLIDNNVPRQLLGDAHRLRQILMNLVGNAIKFTFAGEVVIQVSLEFETSTYSELRFSVTDTGIGIAPADQKKLFQSFSQVDTSSTRQHGGSGLGLAICKQLVELMGGEIGVASRGGAFVAGRWSVKVASQQGKKSRKSAVFLPRGAETPEKPEKFFPPCVLACPAELPKITPPTLPSPLPLSSCPKQGSTFWFTLPLVKQASNLATPPPALDLVGLKLLIVSGNATIRKVVHSLAIFWGMDVLEASSCEEAVTVWRSVERKNQFIDVAIFDLNLLDRESESVRAALALVLQTQSASQAATDLTRNTGTNAWESVNLPGSSHTTGLHSSTKWLLMNSVQERSLALRLMDLGFSGCITKPLKASKLLGCLRQVLMPLDELKHPSQVTVLQPPLLTPKSVSYRSKVKILLVEDTPTNQKVVLNQLKMLGYEADCVVNGRQALDLLTRCLSLAGTGEQKLLAGEDSEMDALVMASQWDEVRIGEFPHVTPELGVDNTPIVANAWRTLRTAPLEPSRTAVRSLMPSSASPYDIILMDCQMPIMDGYEATHHLRAFEGASRRTVVIAMTANALVGDREKCLAADMDDYISKPVRLEELEQVLERWLPPRVKELASLGIKEPEFPSGHLSIATTQNSPPLTPNVYHLSSPLTIPPSVAKHANEVPVDLERLSELSRGDTEFLKELLQVFLEDALVYLEELKNALAVGDCTTLARRAHQLKGSSATVAIYKMPEIAAELERQAENNQLLGASELLVELDEILECIQAFISEG, encoded by the coding sequence ATGGAAGCCGAATCGTTTAAAGTCCTTTTGGTTGAGGGCAACCTCCAAGAAGCTGCACGTTTTGAAAAGTTCTTATCACAAGCCCGAAGGATAAGCTTTGAGCGGACTCATGCTCAGCGGCTTGATCAGGCGCTTAAGCTCTTGGAGCGAAACAGATTTGATGTCATTCTATTAAACCTCTCTTTGCCCGATAGTCAGGGGATGGAGGCTGTAGTGAGCGTCCGTGCCAAAGCATCCCTCACACCCATTGTTGTGGTGACCGATCTTGAGCATGAAGGTCTAGCCATGAAGGCCATAACCTCCAGTGATCAGGAGTATTTGATCAAAGAAGAAGTGAACAGCCCTTTGCTGGTTTACGTTCTGCGCTATGCCATTGAGCGCCACCAAGCTCAGATTGCCCTGGCCAAGTCGCAGCAACAAATGGTCAGCATTGTAGAAAGTATTAGCGATGCCTTCTTTGCCTTAAATCACCAATGGCAGTTTACTTACATCAACGGGCAAGCCGCACAGCTTTTCGATAAAACCCCTGATGAACTCCTCGGTAAAACCTTGTGGGATGAGCTTCCCGAACACGCTAACTCCATTTGCTTTGAGCAATATCACAAGGTAGTAAACGAGCAGGTTTGTGTCATATTTGAACAATTTTGTTCCCATCGTAACCTCTCCTATGAAGTCCGAGCCTACCCCTCTCCAGACGGACTCTACGCTTATCTCCACATTCGCGAGACTTGTGGCGAGGTTCGCTTACGCCAGCAGGTTGAGCAAGCACTAGAACGAGAGCGCCAGCAATTGCGGGAGATTATTGCCAATGCTCCCGTTGCCATCGCCATGTTCGATACACAGATGCGCTGTCTGGTGCATTCTCACAAGTGGTCAATGGATTACGGCTTAGAAGGACAGTCCATGATGGGTCGGACGCTGTGTGAGGTTTTTTCCGACTTTCCACACCGCTGGCAGGCTGTGGTGCAACGCGCGTTAAACGGTGAAGTCTTGTCCCAGCCGGAAGATAAGTGGGAACGAGAAGATGGTTCCACTCTCTACCTCCGTTGGGCCGTTCAACCTTGGTCTACCCCCGAAGGCTCCGTGGGGGGTGTGGTGATTGCTACCGACCGAATCAACGAGTTGGTAGAAGCCAGAGAAGCGGCATTAGAAAACTCGCGACTCAAATCCCAATTTCTCGCCAATATGAGTCACGAAATCCGCACCCCCATGAATGGGGTGTTGGGGATGACCGAATTGCTGGCAAAAACAGACCTTAATCCTGAACAAGTAGACTTTGTGCAGACGCTACGCGTCAGTGCCGAGAATTTGCTGACGCTGCTCAACGACATTCTCGACTTTTCCAAACTGGAAGCCAGTGAAATGCGTCTGGAGATTCAAGAATTTGACTTAAACCGCTGCATAGAAGATGTTGCGGATTTATTGGCAACCGCAGCTCAGAGCAAAGGGTTAGAATTAGCCGTTTTAATTGATAATAATGTGCCGCGACAGTTACTGGGGGATGCTCATCGACTGCGGCAGATTTTGATGAATTTGGTTGGGAATGCGATCAAATTTACGTTTGCGGGAGAAGTGGTGATTCAAGTGTCCTTAGAATTTGAGACTTCGACCTATTCTGAACTACGATTTTCCGTAACGGATACAGGGATCGGCATTGCACCCGCAGACCAAAAGAAGCTGTTTCAATCCTTTTCCCAAGTGGATACTTCCAGCACGCGGCAGCATGGAGGTAGCGGCTTAGGCTTAGCCATTTGTAAGCAGTTGGTAGAACTGATGGGGGGTGAAATCGGCGTTGCCAGTCGAGGGGGAGCTTTCGTGGCGGGGCGGTGGTCGGTGAAAGTGGCTTCACAGCAGGGAAAAAAGAGCAGGAAATCTGCCGTTTTCCTGCCGAGAGGAGCCGAAACACCAGAGAAACCGGAGAAATTTTTCCCACCCTGTGTACTAGCGTGCCCTGCTGAGCTTCCTAAAATCACGCCTCCAACCCTACCATCCCCGCTCCCCCTATCCTCCTGTCCCAAGCAGGGGTCAACTTTCTGGTTCACCTTACCACTGGTGAAACAAGCGAGTAATCTAGCTACGCCACCACCCGCTCTTGATTTGGTTGGGTTGAAATTGTTAATTGTCAGTGGTAACGCCACCATTCGGAAAGTGGTGCATTCTCTGGCAATCTTTTGGGGAATGGATGTCTTGGAAGCGTCCAGTTGTGAAGAAGCTGTCACGGTTTGGCGATCTGTTGAGCGCAAAAACCAGTTTATTGATGTCGCAATTTTTGACTTGAACTTGCTAGACAGGGAAAGCGAAAGTGTCAGAGCGGCTTTGGCTTTAGTGCTTCAAACCCAGAGTGCCAGTCAGGCTGCGACTGATTTAACCCGTAACACTGGCACAAACGCCTGGGAGTCGGTTAATTTACCCGGTTCTAGTCACACAACAGGGCTACATAGCTCAACAAAGTGGTTGCTGATGAACTCGGTGCAAGAGCGATCGCTGGCGTTACGTCTGATGGATTTGGGGTTTAGTGGGTGTATCACCAAGCCCTTGAAAGCCTCTAAGCTATTGGGTTGTCTCAGGCAGGTTTTGATGCCCTTGGATGAGTTGAAGCATCCGAGTCAGGTTACTGTGCTTCAACCGCCCTTACTAACGCCAAAGAGCGTATCCTACCGCTCAAAGGTGAAAATTTTGTTGGTAGAAGATACTCCGACTAACCAAAAAGTTGTACTCAATCAATTGAAAATGTTGGGTTATGAGGCCGATTGTGTAGTTAACGGCAGACAAGCACTCGACTTGCTAACGCGGTGTCTCAGCTTAGCTGGGACTGGCGAGCAAAAACTGTTGGCAGGGGAAGACAGTGAAATGGATGCTCTAGTGATGGCGTCCCAGTGGGATGAAGTCCGAATCGGAGAATTTCCTCACGTCACGCCCGAACTGGGCGTCGATAACACTCCGATTGTTGCGAATGCTTGGCGAACGCTCCGTACTGCCCCTTTGGAGCCATCACGAACAGCTGTTCGTTCGCTGATGCCGTCATCTGCTTCCCCCTATGACATTATCCTGATGGACTGTCAGATGCCTATTATGGATGGTTACGAAGCCACCCACCACTTGCGTGCCTTTGAAGGTGCATCGCGTCGAACAGTCGTGATTGCGATGACAGCAAATGCTTTGGTAGGCGATCGCGAAAAGTGTCTGGCGGCAGACATGGATGACTACATCAGCAAACCCGTAAGGCTAGAAGAATTGGAACAAGTGTTAGAGCGTTGGCTACCGCCGCGAGTCAAGGAATTAGCCAGTTTAGGAATCAAAGAGCCAGAATTCCCATCCGGGCACTTGAGCATTGCCACGACTCAAAACTCACCACCATTGACTCCCAACGTTTATCACCTCTCTAGTCCCTTAA